From Nocardioides faecalis:
GTGGGCCCACGACTTCTGCAACCGCAGCCAGGTGCCGTCGTACGACGCCGCCGTGGTCGGGGTGCCGCAGCGGATGCGCGACTACAACTCCCGGGTCAGGAAGCAGCAGAAGCAGCAGCGTCCGCCGGGTCTGTGACCGGCGCCGCGGCGTTGCGCAGCAGCTCCACCAGGGTGGCCACGCCGTAGCCGGTGGCACCGGCGGTCCAGTGACCGCTCGGGCCGCCCTTGAGGAACGTCGGGCCGGCGATGTCGACGTGGGCCCACGGCAGGCCGCCGGTGAACTCGCGCAGGAACGCCGCGGCGAACAGGCCGCCGCCCCACCGGATGCCGTCGTACTGCGCCAGGTCGGCGACCTTGGAGCTGCGCACCCGCTCGATGACGAACTCCGGCAGCGGCATCGGCCAGGCGTCCTCGCCGGCGCCGGCGCCCGCGGCCAGCACCTGCGCGACGACCTCGTCGGTGCCGAGGACGCCGGCCATCTTCTCGCCGAGCGCCATCACCATGTGGCCGGTGAGGGTGGCGACGTCGACGATCGTGTCGGGCCCGCGCTCCACGGCCCGGCCCAGCGCGTCGGCCAGCACCAGGCGGCCCTCGGCGTCGGTGTTGCCGATCTCGACGGTGGTGCCGTCGTACATCGTCTGCACGTCGCCGGGGCGCATGGAGGCCTCGCCGACCATGTTCTCGGCGAGGGCGGCGAAGGTGGAGATCCGCACCGGCAGACCGAGCCGGGCGGCGGCGAGCGTCGCCTGCACGACGGCCGCGGCGCCGGCCATGTCCTCCTTCATCGTCGCCATCGACCCGGCCGGCTTGATCCACAGGCCGCCGGAGTCGAAGGTGATGCCCTTGCCGACCAGGGCGACGTGCGCGACCGCATCCTTGGGCGCATACGTCAGCTCGACCAGCCGCGGCGGCGCCGCGGACCCGGCGCCCACGCCGAGCAGCCCGCCGCAGCCGAGCTCGGCGAGGCGGGCCTCGTCGAGCACCTCGACCTCGACCTTGGCCGCGGACCTGCCGTGCGCCCGGGCGAGGAGCTTGTTGGCGGCCTCGGCCGCGGCGACGATCTCGTCGGCGAACGCGGGCGGGGTGAGGTCGGCCGGGGGAGTGTTCACCCAGTCCCGGGCGGCGAGCACGGCGTCGGTGAGGACCTGGGCGGGCTCGAGGACCGCAGCCACCTCGGCGCGGCGCGCCCCGGGGGTGAGCACCACGACATCGGCGGGCGCGGTCGACGTCGGCGGGGCCGACTTGTAGCGGGTGAAGGCGTAGCCGCCGAGCCGGTAGCCCTCGAGGACCGCACGCACCAGCTCGGGGGAGTCCGCGGGCAGCGCCAGCGCCACCGAGGCCGCGTTGGTCACGGCGCGAGCCACGTTGCCGGCCGCCCGGCGCACCGCGTCCGGCGTCGCCTCGGCACCGAGACCGACCAGCACGAGCAGCGGGGAGGCGATGGCACCGCCGGTGGGCACCTTCGCCACCTCGCCGGCCTTGCCGGAGATGCCGATGCTGGACAGCAACCCGGGCAGCTTGCGGCCGTAGGCCTCCGCCACCGCCTCGCCACCCGGCGCCAGGCTGCCGTCGGCCAGCACACCGACGACCACCGCCTCCGCGCGGGTCTTGGCGGGGCTGGCG
This genomic window contains:
- a CDS encoding leucyl aminopeptidase, yielding MTTYVLRSASPAKTRAEAVVVGVLADGSLAPGGEAVAEAYGRKLPGLLSSIGISGKAGEVAKVPTGGAIASPLLVLVGLGAEATPDAVRRAAGNVARAVTNAASVALALPADSPELVRAVLEGYRLGGYAFTRYKSAPPTSTAPADVVVLTPGARRAEVAAVLEPAQVLTDAVLAARDWVNTPPADLTPPAFADEIVAAAEAANKLLARAHGRSAAKVEVEVLDEARLAELGCGGLLGVGAGSAAPPRLVELTYAPKDAVAHVALVGKGITFDSGGLWIKPAGSMATMKEDMAGAAAVVQATLAAARLGLPVRISTFAALAENMVGEASMRPGDVQTMYDGTTVEIGNTDAEGRLVLADALGRAVERGPDTIVDVATLTGHMVMALGEKMAGVLGTDEVVAQVLAAGAGAGEDAWPMPLPEFVIERVRSSKVADLAQYDGIRWGGGLFAAAFLREFTGGLPWAHVDIAGPTFLKGGPSGHWTAGATGYGVATLVELLRNAAAPVTDPADAAASAAS